A genomic region of Rhodohalobacter sp. 614A contains the following coding sequences:
- a CDS encoding potassium channel family protein, with amino-acid sequence MVDKKSSISYEDFIYKKNRLYRFLKNGSKEVEYLKSQANDLLEEVRYIYKDEGISDLQWVVNVSEFREFYNGLEFNYDRAKTGGYRIHDKRIPYRNHIYKMDYKLWDRLYRNGVYSIYDCELEIDDYHLRNIAYYNFLYHYSNTGLFQLRPLGILSYHFENTSQVKSYDDCISLASRYLNAYHTLKKYEYDLKHSKYSDKLKIRRELIEGAIKTYKYAYDRAFEAKDNRLQSIFYFHIMKSKELLKKENIHYYISKSGNYARIKNRYDSKFSQYLSEYIFGQTDYFINILKYLGLKLLRLLCGYGERPQNVIISGALTVLFFSPLFMINGIRVNEKVIDYTLDVTSFPTINYEYLSDIGNSLYFSMITFTTLGYGDASPIGLSKLFASLESFFGAIFISLFIFTLARQVQR; translated from the coding sequence ATGGTCGACAAAAAATCTAGTATTTCATATGAAGATTTTATTTATAAAAAAAACAGACTATATCGTTTTTTAAAAAATGGTTCAAAGGAAGTGGAGTATCTTAAATCGCAAGCAAATGATTTACTTGAAGAAGTTCGTTACATATATAAAGATGAGGGAATTTCAGATCTACAATGGGTTGTCAATGTTTCTGAATTTAGAGAGTTTTACAACGGTTTAGAGTTCAACTATGATCGTGCTAAAACGGGAGGTTATCGTATTCATGACAAACGTATTCCATATAGGAATCATATTTATAAGATGGATTATAAGTTATGGGATAGACTTTATAGAAATGGAGTTTATTCAATTTATGACTGTGAGTTAGAAATCGATGACTATCATCTAAGAAACATAGCTTACTATAATTTTTTATATCATTATTCAAACACCGGTTTATTCCAACTTAGACCGCTGGGAATATTAAGCTATCACTTTGAAAATACCTCTCAAGTTAAATCATACGATGACTGTATTAGTTTAGCCTCACGCTATTTGAATGCATACCATACACTCAAAAAGTATGAATATGATTTAAAGCATAGTAAATATTCAGATAAACTAAAGATTCGAAGAGAGCTTATTGAAGGTGCAATAAAAACATACAAATATGCATATGACCGTGCTTTTGAAGCTAAAGACAATAGACTTCAGAGTATTTTTTACTTTCATATTATGAAATCAAAAGAGTTACTCAAAAAAGAGAATATCCATTATTATATAAGCAAATCAGGTAATTATGCCCGGATTAAGAATAGATATGATTCTAAGTTTTCACAATATTTATCCGAATATATATTTGGACAAACTGATTATTTTATAAATATCTTAAAATATCTGGGTCTTAAATTATTAAGATTATTGTGTGGATATGGAGAGCGCCCTCAAAACGTAATTATTTCAGGGGCTTTAACTGTCCTTTTCTTTTCACCATTGTTTATGATTAATGGTATCAGAGTTAATGAAAAAGTTATTGATTACACTTTAGATGTTACTTCCTTTCCTACAATCAACTACGAATATCTTTCAGATATAGGTAATTCATTATATTTCAGCATGATTACTTTTACTACTCTAGGTTACGGTGACGCAAGTCCTATTGGATTAAGTAAACTATTTGCATCGTTAGAATCTTTTTTTGGGGCTATCTTTATTTCATTGTTCATTTTTACTCTTGCGAGACAAGTACAACGATAG
- a CDS encoding ATP-dependent helicase produces the protein MKKFVLSQEDITPAEYSIQYGDLLNEAQLEAVMFDEGSALIVAGAGTGKTRTLVYRVARLVESGVDPTQILLLTFTRRAASEMLRRASQILDERCQRVEGGTFHHYCSKILHRYAEKIGYPEQFTIIDAGDAMDTVNLVRSQMDIPTKKKRFPKKSTLYNIFSTSVNKQMTVRDVIEEQYPQFVNYTETIELLADKYAAYKEQNFVMDFDDLLVKTRDLLRDQPEVRKKVAAQHKHVLVDEYQDTNALQAELTQLFSSVHNNVMAVGDDAQSIYSFRGADHKNMMRYPDLFEDTKIIKLEENYRSTQRILDVANRVLKQAGEKFEKELYTINEEGDLPGLVKAANMNDQSRFITQMILNLREQGYELNDIACLFRNGRDSFDLEVMLNKKNIPYIKYGGQKFTEAAHVKDVLAHLRVMINPKDTIAWNRVLMLIDGIGPKTAEDLFSWAQTGGNPYRPDQAPNISDRYLKQLKALGDLFSQLKKLDGSVPEQLQAVVDYYEKFCKKRFDDHPKRMKDLETFVDISGTYKSLEKMIEEIALDPIEATAIDTEATEKDESPLILSTIHSSKGLEWHTVFLIQCLDGILPSGYAIEDEEQMDEEIRLLYVAVTRAKEQLFITYPALFQSRYGDYFTNPSRFIEDIEKDYLEPWLLVEESESVQKAK, from the coding sequence ATGAAGAAATTTGTCCTGTCCCAAGAAGATATCACCCCCGCGGAGTATTCCATTCAGTATGGGGACCTTCTCAACGAGGCGCAATTGGAGGCGGTCATGTTTGATGAGGGTTCGGCGCTCATTGTGGCCGGGGCGGGAACCGGAAAGACCCGAACGCTGGTCTACCGGGTGGCACGTCTTGTGGAAAGCGGGGTGGACCCGACACAGATTTTGCTTCTCACTTTTACACGTCGTGCCGCCAGCGAGATGCTTCGTCGTGCCAGCCAGATTTTGGACGAACGGTGTCAGCGTGTGGAAGGAGGGACGTTTCACCATTACTGCAGCAAGATTCTTCATCGCTATGCAGAGAAAATCGGCTATCCAGAGCAGTTTACCATTATCGATGCCGGTGATGCGATGGACACCGTGAACCTGGTCCGAAGCCAGATGGATATTCCCACGAAGAAAAAAAGGTTTCCCAAGAAATCTACGCTCTATAATATTTTCAGTACATCGGTCAACAAGCAGATGACTGTCCGCGATGTAATTGAAGAGCAGTACCCGCAGTTTGTGAATTATACTGAAACCATCGAACTGCTTGCTGATAAATATGCTGCCTACAAAGAACAAAATTTCGTGATGGATTTCGACGACCTGTTGGTCAAAACACGGGATCTACTGCGTGACCAGCCGGAGGTTCGGAAGAAAGTGGCGGCACAGCACAAACACGTTTTGGTAGACGAATACCAGGATACAAATGCTCTCCAGGCCGAACTCACGCAACTCTTCAGCAGCGTTCATAATAATGTGATGGCTGTCGGGGATGACGCCCAAAGTATCTACTCGTTTCGCGGTGCCGATCATAAAAATATGATGCGATATCCCGATCTTTTTGAGGATACGAAAATCATCAAACTGGAAGAGAATTATCGCTCTACGCAGCGAATTTTGGATGTGGCGAATCGTGTATTGAAACAAGCCGGCGAGAAGTTTGAAAAAGAACTGTATACGATCAACGAAGAGGGAGATCTGCCCGGACTGGTGAAAGCGGCAAATATGAATGATCAAAGCCGGTTTATCACACAGATGATTCTGAATTTGCGGGAGCAAGGATATGAACTGAACGACATCGCTTGCCTGTTTCGAAACGGACGAGATTCGTTTGACCTGGAAGTGATGCTCAACAAAAAGAATATTCCATACATCAAATATGGCGGACAAAAATTCACGGAAGCTGCTCATGTTAAAGACGTGCTGGCACATTTGCGGGTGATGATCAATCCGAAAGACACCATTGCGTGGAACCGGGTGTTGATGCTGATTGATGGGATCGGTCCGAAAACGGCTGAAGATCTGTTTTCCTGGGCTCAGACAGGAGGGAATCCGTATCGACCGGATCAGGCACCAAATATCAGCGACCGTTATCTAAAACAATTGAAAGCGTTGGGCGATCTCTTTTCACAGCTCAAAAAACTGGATGGTTCTGTACCCGAACAATTACAGGCTGTTGTCGATTATTACGAAAAATTCTGCAAGAAACGGTTTGATGATCATCCCAAACGCATGAAAGATCTGGAGACGTTTGTGGATATTTCCGGAACGTATAAATCACTCGAAAAAATGATCGAAGAGATCGCCCTCGATCCGATTGAAGCCACCGCCATTGATACTGAAGCGACTGAAAAAGATGAATCCCCGCTGATTCTCAGTACCATTCACTCATCCAAAGGATTGGAGTGGCACACCGTATTTCTCATCCAATGTCTGGATGGAATTTTGCCATCTGGTTACGCCATCGAAGATGAAGAACAGATGGATGAAGAAATTCGGCTTTTGTATGTGGCCGTCACCCGTGCCAAAGAACAGCTTTTTATAACCTATCCCGCGCTTTTTCAAAGTCGCTATGGAGATTATTTTACCAATCCGTCACGGTTCATCGAGGATATCGAGAAAGACTATTTAGAGCCGTGGCTATTGGTGGAGGAGAGTGAAAGCGTGCAGAAGGCAAAGTAA
- a CDS encoding DinB family protein, protein MLTLLKQSLWNQFGASIDMVENAISHYPEELLESNKRLFYNIYHTLIFLDYYMTIPSKDFTSPLPFTLKEPEEIPEEALDDVIPDRFYTKTELLDYLQVSREKGYEIISNLTEKKMSERFIEEEEGGKDYPFIEILMYNMRHVQHHAAQLNLILRNEINDAPKWVRRAK, encoded by the coding sequence TTGCTAACTCTCCTCAAACAAAGTCTCTGGAATCAATTTGGTGCAAGTATCGATATGGTTGAAAATGCCATTTCACATTACCCGGAAGAACTTTTAGAATCTAATAAACGGCTCTTCTACAACATCTATCATACCCTGATCTTCCTGGATTACTACATGACGATTCCGTCAAAAGACTTTACGTCTCCTCTTCCTTTCACACTAAAGGAACCGGAGGAGATTCCCGAAGAAGCATTGGATGATGTCATTCCTGACCGGTTCTACACCAAGACGGAATTACTGGATTATTTGCAGGTCAGCCGGGAAAAAGGCTACGAAATCATTTCGAATCTGACCGAGAAAAAAATGTCTGAACGATTCATAGAAGAGGAAGAAGGCGGCAAGGATTATCCCTTCATAGAAATCCTGATGTACAACATGAGGCATGTTCAGCATCATGCGGCGCAATTAAATCTGATCCTAAGAAATGAAATTAATGATGCTCCAAAATGGGTTCGGCGGGCAAAGTAG